One Methylobacterium sp. AMS5 genomic region harbors:
- a CDS encoding FAD-dependent monooxygenase translates to MDTQQAGRVLVAGGGIAGLAVRRALHQHGIPSLTLERRGVQADAGLAINLPGNAVHALSQFGLLDALRAVGSPVRRREYRTERGRLLFAVDEAAFWGTEAGPHCLRRADLLRLLQGDRPPGDIRRGVEIATVRQEPQGVTAGLTDGSTESGGLLVGADGVHSAVRRSLFGEQTLGAAMLASRSWRFMTPNPGVEAWTLWAGAGALFLLIPVDRGEAYGWASVSAGRERGSDPAAIRGAFAPFPRLVRDTLDAVLSQPEAVYHSPLEEVRIPAWTRDRVVLLGDAAHATAPVWAQGAALALEDAGVLARLLAEHADWDRVGPDYERLRRPRVAHVQTMTDRLSRTARMPDWARNVLLPVIGPRSYRTTYGPLRTPAV, encoded by the coding sequence ATGGACACGCAACAGGCCGGCCGCGTGCTAGTCGCCGGGGGCGGCATCGCCGGTCTCGCCGTCAGGCGGGCCCTGCACCAGCACGGCATCCCCTCGCTGACGCTGGAACGGCGCGGCGTGCAGGCGGATGCGGGATTGGCGATCAATCTGCCCGGCAACGCGGTGCATGCGCTGAGTCAGTTCGGCTTGCTGGATGCACTCCGCGCGGTTGGCTCGCCGGTGCGGCGTCGCGAATACCGCACCGAGCGCGGACGCCTCCTGTTCGCGGTGGACGAGGCCGCGTTCTGGGGTACGGAAGCGGGGCCGCATTGCCTGCGCCGCGCCGACCTGCTGCGCCTGTTGCAGGGCGATCGTCCGCCGGGCGACATCCGCCGGGGCGTCGAGATCGCCACCGTTCGGCAGGAGCCGCAGGGCGTAACGGCTGGACTCACCGACGGCTCGACGGAGAGCGGTGGGCTGCTCGTGGGGGCGGACGGCGTTCACTCGGCGGTCCGCCGCAGCCTGTTCGGGGAACAGACGCTCGGGGCGGCGATGCTGGCATCCCGGAGCTGGCGCTTCATGACGCCCAATCCCGGCGTCGAGGCCTGGACGCTGTGGGCCGGGGCCGGGGCCTTGTTCCTGCTCATTCCGGTCGATCGCGGCGAAGCCTATGGCTGGGCCTCGGTGAGCGCAGGGCGGGAGCGTGGCTCCGATCCGGCCGCGATCCGCGGCGCCTTCGCGCCCTTTCCCCGTCTGGTGCGCGACACGCTCGATGCGGTCCTGTCGCAACCGGAGGCCGTCTATCACTCGCCGCTGGAGGAGGTTCGCATCCCGGCCTGGACCCGCGACCGCGTCGTCCTGCTGGGCGATGCAGCGCACGCCACCGCACCGGTCTGGGCCCAAGGTGCTGCGCTCGCCCTGGAGGATGCAGGGGTCCTGGCCCGCCTGCTGGCGGAGCACGCGGATTGGGATCGCGTCGGGCCGGACTATGAACGGCTGCGGCGCCCCCGCGTCGCACATGTCCAGACCATGACCGATCGTCTGTCGCGAACGGCGCGGATGCCGGACTGGGCGAGGAACGTTCTGCTGCCCGTCATCGGCCCGCGCAGCTACCGCACCACCTATGGCCCGCTCCGCACGCCGGCCGTCTGA
- a CDS encoding sulfate transporter family protein — protein MLIKAAAAAMRQVFSPALRGILFKSLALTIGLLVVLWFGLTRLIQAFQASHHISADYPFLDTMAFFLAGAGLFVALAYIMPAVSILVAGFFLDDVAEVVEHSDFPADTPGRALPWGQALGSAMRFAGLALLVNLVALILVFVPGVNLFAFFGANAYLLGREYFELAAGRFRSLPEARAMREHHGFTVIAAGCLLAGLMIVPIVNLVTPLFGVALMVHLHKGLERRALPGPAETNPRLPNRR, from the coding sequence ATGCTCATCAAGGCCGCTGCCGCCGCCATGCGGCAGGTATTCTCCCCCGCCCTGCGCGGCATCCTGTTCAAATCGCTGGCGCTCACGATCGGGCTGCTGGTGGTTCTGTGGTTCGGCCTGACGCGCCTGATCCAGGCCTTTCAGGCGAGCCACCACATCTCGGCCGACTACCCGTTCCTCGACACCATGGCCTTCTTCCTGGCCGGTGCCGGGCTGTTCGTGGCTCTGGCCTACATCATGCCCGCGGTGTCGATCCTCGTGGCCGGCTTCTTCCTCGACGACGTCGCCGAAGTGGTCGAGCACAGCGATTTTCCTGCCGACACACCGGGGCGTGCCCTGCCGTGGGGGCAGGCGCTCGGCTCGGCGATGCGCTTTGCCGGCCTCGCCCTGCTCGTGAATCTCGTGGCGCTGATCCTCGTCTTTGTGCCGGGGGTGAACCTCTTCGCCTTCTTCGGCGCCAACGCCTACCTCCTCGGCCGCGAGTATTTCGAGCTGGCCGCCGGCCGTTTCCGCTCCCTTCCGGAGGCACGGGCGATGCGCGAGCATCACGGATTCACGGTGATCGCGGCCGGCTGCCTGCTCGCGGGTCTGATGATCGTGCCGATCGTCAACCTCGTGACGCCGCTCTTCGGTGTGGCGCTGATGGTCCATCTCCATAAGGGGCTCGAACGCAGGGCGCTTCCCGGCCCGGCCGAGACCAATCCCCGCCTGCCGAACCGGCGCTGA